The Lonchura striata isolate bLonStr1 chromosome 6, bLonStr1.mat, whole genome shotgun sequence nucleotide sequence AATCTCCAGGGACCCTCATCTCCCACGTGGCGCAGCCCCAGCACCAGGAGATCCGCGGTACCTCGGCGAAAAATAGAAAGACTAAAATTTGCAAAGCCTTTAAGTGAAAAGAGGGTGGGGGGAAAAGgagtggagaaggagggagaggggtAAGAAGATAAGGAGACAAAATAAACTCCCGGCTGCActcccagccagcacagcctcagcAGCACCCTGAGAGGCGAGACACAAAATGCATTTACCTTTAAAATAATgactcattttatttttttcttttaatatgtagttataaatatattttgtcaAAATATATGATCATTATTGTCAAAAACATTTGCACATAAAGTCATAAATAAGGTCAAGGTGAACGTTTAGTTTAGAGAAGAGTCCAGCTATAGCAAGCAGTTCTGGGGTGGGAcgggagggagagagaaggggagGAGAGGGCGGCGGGGAAGGGGGTCAGCGGCACCCGCACCCCTCCACCACCATCTCCTGGTAGTTTTTCAGGACCACCTTGTCATACTCATCCAGGTAGAGCATGGAGATGGCGCTGAGCTCCGTGGGCACGCAGCAGGCCTTGGGAATGCTGGAGTTCACGGAGTTCACCAGCGTCTGCACGATGGCGTGGTTCGTGGAGTTGAGGTGGtcagccagagggaaggggcagTCCCCGTGGCAGTAAAACGCCTGGTAGCCCGGGGGTGCCACGATCCAGTCGTTCCAGCCCACGTCGCTGAAATCCACATAGAGGGCATGGCGGCGGcagttttttttgttcttgcgGGAACGCTGGTGCTTGGGGCTCCGGCGGGCTCGGCGGGTCAGAGCGTGGCCTCGCCCGTCGTGCCCAAAAGTGACCAGGAGCGGCCTGAGCTGCGCCCAGTCCCCACGCCCTTGAGGTAAAGATCGGCTAATCCTGACGTGTTTGCCCTGATGAGTCTGTGCGTGGTGGAGGTGGGTGACCTCGATCACCAGCCCGTGGTTCGGCTGCTTGTCCTTGGTCCACCGGATCACGGCCGGGCTCACATCAAAGGTCTCCCAGCGCGTCACGTTGTGGTGCACCAGCCGCGTGTCCAGCAGGCGCGTAATGGCCTGGGCGCGCTCCGACAGCGGCTTCATCACTTCGTAAATGTTTATCCGGTGGAAGCCCCTCTCCCACGCCGCGCTCGGCTCCTCCACCTGCTCCCGGTACAGCCGCAGCTCCGCCGAGGAGATCACCTCGTTTTCCGGCACGCTGCTGAGGTTGAAGACGAAGCGGATCCGGGGAGCCTCGCTGGGACCCGGGACGGTCTCCAGGTGCTCTagaggagagcagggatggggggAAAGAGGTAAGACAAGCAAACAAGAGCACGTCAGCCTCGGGGCACACGGCCCCGGCACAGCCGCAGCTCACAGCCGCGCTTCACCTGCCCGGCAGCCAccggctccgctccgctcccccGCGCATCCCTCCCGGCCGCACCGGGAGCGGCTCCTGCCCCGGCTCCGCTGCCTCGGCCGCGCCTCGAGCACTCCACCCCTTCCCATCTCGCCTCCCCGTTCAGGGAGACTTTTTCCCTTTAGCTTTTCCTCCCCCAGTCTCTCCAAAATCATCTCCCCGGCGAGATGCGGCGCCACGGAGCACAGAGGTGCCTTGTTACGGGGGGCAGGGGGAGAAAGAGAAGCAAATTCCAACGCAGTAATGATGCGGCTGGATTAATAATTCAGATTTACTTTGGAAAAGAAACATCCGCTAGGAAACATTTGGATCAGATTACAAGGGTCTATTGAATAAACCTTATAAACACACAGCTGTAAGTATTAAATTCGAGtcggggtttggggggattttttttttattttttttttttcttaagagtAAAAGCAGGCAGCAATTGCTTTGATAGTTCAAAAGAAACACTCCAGGGGCGAGATCCCGCCCTCGCTTTACTCCCGCATCCGATCCAGAGCCATTAAATCCACGCGAGCCCAGGCAGTGACCCCGAGGCAGAGGCACCGAAGGAAACTCACTGTTGTCAACAGAAGCAAAAGCACTTCAAAATATGGTCAAGCTCGGGTTAAGCACAGGATGCTGGAAAAAGTAGCGAGCAGCACGCCTGTCACCCACACACGGCaggctggggggggggggggggtggtttTCCTCCCATAAATTTAGGGCCGGGCACGTCCTGCTTCTATAGGCATTTGTGAGCTTCCAAAGGCAAGGAAATCCCGATCGCTACCGGGGCTGGGAATTTACCGCCTCCCATCACTGACCTTCATGGTGGAAACTCCTCACGGTGTTTGCCCGGCTGGTCGATCGCTCAGGGTACTGCAGGCTAATTTCCTGGAggctctcctcctcttctccggACTGGAGTCGATAGAGATCCAGCATGTAACTAGGAATGACGGCTGACTTGCTGGGCTGAGGCCGCCTTCGGAGCCCAAACATCTGCAGCAGAGTTGTTTCGAAACCCCGCAAGAGTTCATGGCTTTGGGCAGAGCGGCGTCCGGATCCGGCTTGTCCCTGAAGCTCTGCCACTTTCTTCCTGCCGGTCTCAGGGATTAGGCTAGCATGGTTAGTACCTCCTAGAAGGACTTGGCATAGTAGGATGACCATCAGCATTCGGTTACCAGGAATCATGGTGTCTCTGGGGTGTAAAAAACACGACAACAAACAAGAAGGAAAGTCAGGATGAGAAGCGAAACCCCCCTCCTCTTCCGAataaacttaaaaataataataatagtagtaataatagtaataataaatgGCAAAAGGACACGGGGAGCAGCCCCCATTCGAGCGGCAGCCGGCGCGCCCCGGCGGGCAGGGACCGGCCGCCGTGCCCGGGCTGTccgcagccccgcagccccctCGGGCAGGCGGGATcccggcgcatcccggccccgctgccccgccgggacgggacgggagcggcggcggcgcccggcgGGGAAGGAAGGGGCGCGCGGCTCGGCGCGCCCTGCAGCCGCCGGTTCGAATCCCGCCGCCGGACCCCGGGAGGGGACACCGGTATAAGAACAACAAAAagtttttcctaaaaaaaaaaataaataaaaaaaaaaatgaaaaaaaaaaaaaaaagaaagccccGCGATGAAAACAAAAAGCGAGGAGCGAGGCGGAGGAAGAAGAGGGCTGTACTCACTGACAGCAAGCAAGGCATATCAGCACAGTCCATGATTCTGGAGAGCCAGCCCGGACCCAGCGCGCCGaaagccccggggcagcggctgCCGAGCGCCTCCCGCGATCGCCGCCCGGCGCAgtgcggccgccgccgccgccggccccggtttTCTGCCGGCCCCGCAGTCACGTGGAGCCGCGCTCGccgccagcccggcccggcccggcccggcccgccgcccccggcccgcccccggcccggcccggccccgcgggggaCGGCCCtgcccgctccgccgcccgcgCCCGGGGAGCGGGGGGAGCGCGGGGAcccccggcggggcggccgcgctcGGAgccgcggggcgcggccgcAGCGGTGCCCCGGGATCCCCCGCGCCGCTCAGGTGCATCCCCGGGGACCCTCCCGCCCCGCCCTGGCCCCGCACGGCCGGGGCGGGGTCCCCGGGGAGGTCGGGgcacggcggggagcggggTCCGCGGTGCTCCCCGTGGGACCGGGCTGGGAAGGGAGACTCGGGACGGGAAACTCGGGAAACTCTGGTCGGCCGTTCCCCGACGAGAAGGGAGGGAGAGCTTGGGAACCAGAAGCAGCTGCGCGGGGAGAGGCACGGCGGCAGAGCGCGGGTTTCTCCTGTGCTCCCGCCACCCGCCAGCCCCGAGGGTCCCGTCCCGGCGGCTGGGAGCTCGTTGCCAGCACCGGGGGTTATCCCCAGTGCCTGCCCTGGATTCCCTCTCGTCCTCCAGATTTTCTCATCCTTCTCCCTGGCTGCCTGAAAAGCCCCCTCCCTTCCAGGCCGGGTTCCCGGACCCCCACCGGGGTGTGCAGCAGGCGCCTTCCCGGCCCGCACGGGCCGTGTACGGCCACAGCTGGCGGCCCCAGAGAGATACGGACAGGAGTCTCCGGGAGGAAGGAtgctccctgccccacagtTCAACCCCAGAATTGCTCTGGACCAGCTTTGGGCTGAGAATAAGAACCAGACTTCCCAAGGCTTGAGGCTGCTCCCAggaggggatttgggacaaACTGGTTTACCATTAGCATACATTAACTGGACACAACACATTCAGGCACAGGGTAGGAttcttggggctgtcctgtgcagggccaggatttGGACTCTGtcatccttgtggatcccttccagctcaggatattctgtgattctctgaccTACTGGGGGTGATGTATGAACACGACGTGGAGAAGGCAACTCTGGGGAAAAACCCTCTGAAGGAAGTGTGACAGATGCACCATCCTTTGGAGACACAGTAGACTGAGCAACCTCATGGTAAATCAAGGCAGCTCCACCAGGGCATTAAAACCTGTCCCTTTGCCCTGCTAGGGCATCCCTTTGTGTTGGGCAAACTGTCACCCACAGTGAGAACACAGTTAATTTATGAGACTAAAAGATGTGGTCATGGAGTGGCCATGGGAACTCCTAAGCTCATCAATTAACCACAACCAAAAACCAGCTCAGAAACGATGACTGTGGCCACAAACCACGGGGCTGCTGTGCCTGAGTGCAGCAAACCCACACCAGCGCCTTGGTGTcctcccagcgctgccccagagCTCACACACCATCACAGACGCCTTCTTTtcatatttcacttttttttttttttaagctcagACCTGACCCATGCATTAGAAAAGCCCAGGGATGTCACCGAAAGGACACGCACAGATAAAAGGCAGTGCTGACACTGTAATATCTCTGAGTTATTCCTATACCACTCCGGGTTTAAAAGAAACATCTGTTAGCAAGGTATTTGGACTATGAATCCATCAAaatttgtgaaatattgctATCACCATTTCAAATGTATCACACTGTGTGTTATTCTTAACAAGGAAAAACAATTTTGGGAGTAGCTGCTGTGCAActttttttaagttaaataacattttcattgAAAATACTCCAGTCTATAAACAAAGTTTACATGAGGGCCTGTATAGAGCTGTTCCTAAAACAGACCTCTGGACTGGGGAAAGCAACCAGCTCCCTCTTAGTGGGATATGTTCCTGTCTTTGTCTGAAGACCTCACTCAGGTTTTGTAAGGATCAGAGAATGGCCTTGCTGGAAATGTTTGTCCTGGAGGAATTCGGTCGCACGGCATCCAGCGCCTGCTCTCCTCAGCCATCCCCTTAAGCTGAGATCCCAAAAA carries:
- the BMP4 gene encoding bone morphogenetic protein 4 isoform X1 produces the protein MDCADMPCLLDTMIPGNRMLMVILLCQVLLGGTNHASLIPETGRKKVAELQGQAGSGRRSAQSHELLRGFETTLLQMFGLRRRPQPSKSAVIPSYMLDLYRLQSGEEEESLQEISLQYPERSTSRANTVRSFHHEEHLETVPGPSEAPRIRFVFNLSSVPENEVISSAELRLYREQVEEPSAAWERGFHRINIYEVMKPLSERAQAITRLLDTRLVHHNVTRWETFDVSPAVIRWTKDKQPNHGLVIEVTHLHHAQTHQGKHVRISRSLPQGRGDWAQLRPLLVTFGHDGRGHALTRRARRSPKHQRSRKNKKNCRRHALYVDFSDVGWNDWIVAPPGYQAFYCHGDCPFPLADHLNSTNHAIVQTLVNSVNSSIPKACCVPTELSAISMLYLDEYDKVVLKNYQEMVVEGCGCR
- the BMP4 gene encoding bone morphogenetic protein 4 isoform X2, whose product is MIPGNRMLMVILLCQVLLGGTNHASLIPETGRKKVAELQGQAGSGRRSAQSHELLRGFETTLLQMFGLRRRPQPSKSAVIPSYMLDLYRLQSGEEEESLQEISLQYPERSTSRANTVRSFHHEEHLETVPGPSEAPRIRFVFNLSSVPENEVISSAELRLYREQVEEPSAAWERGFHRINIYEVMKPLSERAQAITRLLDTRLVHHNVTRWETFDVSPAVIRWTKDKQPNHGLVIEVTHLHHAQTHQGKHVRISRSLPQGRGDWAQLRPLLVTFGHDGRGHALTRRARRSPKHQRSRKNKKNCRRHALYVDFSDVGWNDWIVAPPGYQAFYCHGDCPFPLADHLNSTNHAIVQTLVNSVNSSIPKACCVPTELSAISMLYLDEYDKVVLKNYQEMVVEGCGCR